A section of the Rhipicephalus sanguineus isolate Rsan-2018 chromosome 11, BIME_Rsan_1.4, whole genome shotgun sequence genome encodes:
- the LOC119375406 gene encoding membrane metallo-endopeptidase-like 1, protein MSSESSEELAVIRAARMGSAAAPRRYHPAPPAVVDDPMIGGPVIVGRERGGSSGGHATTVLYFLTASAIFVSVVSLLVGLMPWRLFGLGGSRDLYGGQSLAADDRDADGKAPAVIRPYRHPGHDGDGETRVCATVACEKEGSALFRQLEFHQEPCDDFYAYVCKRWETAHKLPYGAARLSIDDTLLDEYELMLADIIQRGRPGYEAVKDIFLRCEYPRKGDTHWLDVLAKMGLRPFPVVLKPGTTLDQVVKDLMTIGIQPLFSLSVERSVENPEQSYLLIGQPALLMGPLRLGLDIEYSYLDDALSGFISEISELNHTARSNVLKVERFLSASMDRHQIEGSGLNDELVDVTEQFPKLAKRIRTIVADAFGTDLSKRPLKTYSLKYLHALESGDLTANIGEYLNYLAFRTAVEIAADNEIDLGDLMAVSYSRYAGYPAPRPITRRRLCIRMMNRFEPTLIMHMSMDTTATRLGGKASFNSLLDLLETVLNETLYAQTEFDKDFRDSLVESVAAINWEPIVPDAVTSHNELFRRLVSIYETASGSKRVIESYMALSTMFRYRDFAQKDLDKWVGWRGGMLSTYAHLDAPFLKLEVPFPVFDFLRDPDASMERFQIPRVGVRVFYALYHGIYHLAYNYGAGKKPTHFVAKLHALMDCLGRQYGKLRWTESRRRIGRNSYYSNLLDFLALEPTYQAFLRYADRASRDERLPKLENLTPRQLFFVEYARNFCEVNNATFLDRVLDEGAKAPGWYRVNGPLRNFRPFADAFMCKPNSFMNPLHRCALK, encoded by the coding sequence ATGTCGTCCGAGTCCTCGGAGGAGCTGGCCGTCATCCGGGCGGCGCGCATGGGCAGCGCAGCCGCACCACGCCGTTATCACCCCGCGCCGCCAGCCGTCGTCGACGACCCCATGATCGGCGGGCCGGTGATCGTCGGGCGCGAGAGGGGAGGCAGCTCGGGAGGCCACGCCACCACGGTGCTTTACTTTCTGACAGCGAGCGCCATCTTCGTGTCCGTCGTCTCGCTCCTGGTCGGCCTGATGCCGTGGCGCCTGTTCGGCCTGGGAGGTTCGAGGGACCTGTACGGAGGCCAGTCGCTGGCCGCTGACGACAGGGACGCCGACGGGAAGGCCCCCGCCGTCATCAGGCCCTACCGACACCCTggacacgacggcgacggcgagaCGCGCGTGTGCGCCACGGTGGCCTGCGAGAAAGAAGGCAGCGCGCTGTTCCGCCAGCTCGAGTTTCACCAGGAGCCCTGCGACGACTTCTACGCGTACGTCTGCAAGCGCTGGGAGACGGCGCACAAGCTGCCCTACGGCGCGGCTCGTCTCTCCATCGACGACACGTTGCTGGACGAGTACGAGCTCATGCTGGCCGACATAATCCAGCGGGGCCGGCCGGGCTACGAGGCCGTCAAAGACATCTTCCTGCGCTGCGAGTACCCGCGCAAGGGCGACACTCACTGGCTTGACGTGCTGGCCAAGATGGGCCTTCGGCCGTTCCCGGTGGTGCTGAAGCCCGGCACCACGCTCGACCAGGTCGTCAAGGACCTGATGACTATCGGAATCCAGCCGCTGTTCAGCCTCTCGGTGGAGCGCAGCGTTGAGAACCCGGAGCAATCTTACCTTCTCATTGGACAACCGGCGCTTCTCATGGGGCCACTGCGACTCGGTCTGGACATTGAGTACTCCTACCTCGACGATGCCCTGTCTGGCTTCATCAGTGAGATATCAGAGCTGAACCACACTGCCCGCAGCAACGTGCTCAAGGTGGAGCGCTTTCTATCGGCGTCAATGGATCGGCACCAGATCGAAGGATCTGGTCTCAACGACGAGCTTGTCGACGTGACCGAACAGTTTCCGAAGCTCGCTAAACGAATCCGAACTATAGTCGCCGATGCCTTTGGCACAGACTTGTCGAAGAGGCCACTCAAGACCTACTCGCTGAAGTACCTGCACGCCTTGGAGTCCGGCGACTTGACCGCCAACATCGGAGAGTACTTAAACTACCTCGCCTTCCGCACGGCTGTCGAGATTGCCGCCGACAATGAGATCGACCTCGGCGACCTTATGGCCGTCTCCTACTCCCGGTACGCTGGCTACCCCGCTCCGAGACCCATCACGCGTCGCAGACTGTGCATCCGGATGATGAACCGATTCGAACCGACTCTCATTATGCACATGAGCATGGACACGACCGCTACGAGACTGGGAGGAAAGGCTTCTTTCAACTCGCTCCTCGATCTCCTGGAGACCGTACTCAACGAAACGCTGTACGCTCAGACGGAGTTCGATAAGGATTTCCGGGACAGCCTAGTCGAGTCCGTGGCAGCGATTAACTGGGAGCCGATCGTTCCGGATGCGGTAACATCGCACAACGAACTGTTCCGGCGCCTGGTGTCAATTTACGAGACCGCTTCCGGTAGCAAGAGGGTCATCGAGAGCTACATGGCACTGTCTACCATGTTCCGGTACCGAGACTTCGCCCAAAAGGATTTGGACAAGTGGGTAGGCTGGCGCGGTGGCATGCTGAGCACGTACGCCCACCTCGACGCCCCGTTCCTCAAGCTGGAAGTTCCTTTTCCGGTCTTCGACTTCCTTCGTGACCCGGACGCGTCGATGGAACGCTTCCAGATTCCGCGGGTCGGCGTCCGAGTCTTCTACGCACTCTACCACGGCATCTACCACCTGGCCTACAACTACGGTGCCGGAAAGAAGCCGACCCACTTCGTGGCAAAGTTGCACGCGCTCATGGACTGTCTGGGCAGGCAGTACGGCAAGCTGCGCTGGACCGAGTCCCGTCGACGCATCGGTCGCAACTCTTACTACTCCAACCTCCTGGACTTCTTGGCGTTGGAGCCGACGTACCAGGCCTTCTTGCGCTACGCCGACCGAGCCAGCCGGGATGAACGGCTGCCCAAGCTCGAGAATCTGACTCCCCGGCAGCTGTTCTTCGTCGAGTACGCGCGCAACTTCTGCGAGGTGAACAACGCCACTTTTCTTGACCGAGTGCTGGACGAGGGCGCGAAGGCTCCGGGCTGGTACAGGGTGAACGGGCCCCTGCGCAACTTCAGGCCGTTCGCCGATGCGTTCATGTGCAAGCCCAACTCGTTCATGAATCCGTTGCACCGGTGCGCTCTCAAGTAG